From one Nocardioides sp. Kera G14 genomic stretch:
- a CDS encoding PAC2 family protein, producing MAKEPKSSRSRLVHIVDEVPALDDFEGPLVMVQVLDGFLDAGNASVRAARHLVDSAVSAPVVATFDVDAFHDYRARRPPVTFARDHYEDYETPRLVVRLLKDAGGTPYLLLSGPEPDNRWEAFARAVREVVERFQVDTVISLGSVPMAVPHTRPLTITHHANDPHLVTVESPWQGELRVPSSAQVLVEIRLGEWGHDALGFVAHIPHYLAQLDYPAAAITLLEQVEYAGRLTIDMADLHAEAQRRDEEIASYLEQNEEVGEVVKALERQYDSFTRAEESGANLLAPNQPLPTGEELGREFERFLAGLEDDGHDGDD from the coding sequence ATGGCCAAGGAGCCGAAGAGTTCCCGAAGCCGGCTCGTCCACATCGTCGACGAGGTTCCGGCTCTGGATGACTTCGAGGGCCCGCTGGTGATGGTGCAGGTACTCGACGGTTTCCTCGACGCCGGCAACGCCTCGGTGCGCGCCGCGCGCCACCTGGTCGACTCGGCGGTGTCCGCGCCGGTGGTCGCGACCTTCGATGTCGACGCATTCCACGACTACCGCGCCCGCCGGCCTCCGGTGACGTTCGCGCGGGACCACTACGAGGACTACGAGACCCCGCGGCTGGTCGTCCGGCTGCTCAAGGACGCCGGCGGGACGCCGTACCTCCTGCTGAGCGGGCCCGAGCCCGACAACCGCTGGGAGGCCTTCGCCCGTGCCGTGCGTGAGGTCGTCGAGCGTTTCCAGGTCGACACGGTCATCAGCCTCGGCTCGGTGCCGATGGCGGTCCCACACACGCGTCCGCTGACGATCACCCACCACGCCAACGACCCGCACCTCGTCACCGTCGAGAGCCCGTGGCAGGGCGAGCTCCGGGTGCCGTCGAGCGCCCAGGTGCTGGTCGAGATCCGGCTCGGGGAGTGGGGCCACGACGCGCTCGGCTTCGTCGCCCACATCCCGCACTACCTCGCCCAGCTCGACTACCCGGCGGCCGCGATCACCCTGCTCGAGCAGGTGGAGTACGCCGGCCGGCTGACGATCGACATGGCCGACCTGCACGCCGAGGCCCAGCGGCGTGACGAGGAGATCGCCTCCTACCTGGAGCAGAACGAGGAGGTCGGCGAGGTCGTCAAGGCCCTCGAGCGGCAGTACGACTCGTTCACCCGGGCGGAGGAGTCGGGTGCGAACCTGCTCGCGCCCAACCAGCCTCTCCCGACGGGCGAGGAGCTCGGGCGTGAATTTGAGCGATTCCTCGCCGGGCTCGAAGATGACGGCCATGACGGAGATGACTGA
- a CDS encoding thiolase family protein codes for MTRELRAVVFVDGVRTPFGKAKGQYAETRADDLVVKLIRELVRRNPSLPPERIDDVAIAATTQIGDQGLTIGRTAGLLAGLPNTVPGFSIDRMCAGAMTAVTSVSGGIAFGAYDIAIAGGVEHMGRHPMGEGVDPNPRIVSEKLVDPSALVMGNTAENVHDRYPAITKERADRFAVRSQENAAKAYADGKIQPDLVPVATRSVEKGWGLATSDEPMRPGTTMESLAGLKTPFRPHGRVTAGNAAGINDGATASLLASEETARELGLPIKMRLVTYAFAGVAPEVMAVGPIPSTEKALAKAGLTIDDIDAYELNEAFAIQVLAFLDHFGIDQDDPRVNPYGGAIAFGHPLASSGVRLMIQLARQFEEDPSIRYGLTSMCIGLGMGGTVIWENPHWNGEKKKVGA; via the coding sequence ATGACACGAGAACTTCGCGCGGTCGTCTTCGTCGACGGCGTACGCACCCCGTTCGGCAAGGCCAAGGGCCAGTACGCCGAGACCCGCGCCGACGACCTGGTCGTCAAGCTCATCCGTGAGCTCGTCCGCCGCAACCCGAGCCTTCCGCCGGAGCGGATCGATGACGTCGCCATCGCCGCGACCACGCAGATCGGCGACCAGGGCCTCACGATCGGCCGCACGGCCGGCCTGCTCGCGGGCCTGCCGAACACGGTCCCCGGCTTCTCGATCGACCGGATGTGCGCCGGTGCGATGACCGCGGTGACCAGCGTGTCGGGCGGTATCGCCTTCGGCGCCTACGACATCGCCATCGCCGGCGGTGTCGAGCACATGGGCCGCCACCCGATGGGTGAGGGCGTCGACCCGAACCCCCGCATCGTGTCGGAGAAGCTCGTCGACCCCTCCGCGCTCGTGATGGGCAACACGGCCGAGAACGTCCACGACCGCTACCCGGCGATCACCAAGGAGCGCGCCGACCGTTTCGCCGTGCGCAGCCAGGAGAACGCCGCCAAGGCGTACGCCGACGGCAAGATCCAGCCCGACCTCGTGCCTGTCGCGACCCGCTCGGTCGAGAAGGGCTGGGGCCTGGCCACCAGCGACGAGCCGATGCGGCCGGGCACCACGATGGAGTCCCTTGCCGGCCTGAAGACGCCGTTCCGCCCGCACGGTCGGGTGACCGCCGGCAACGCGGCAGGCATCAACGACGGCGCGACCGCCTCCCTGCTCGCCTCCGAGGAGACCGCTCGCGAGCTCGGGCTTCCCATCAAGATGCGTCTCGTCACCTACGCCTTCGCCGGTGTGGCCCCAGAGGTCATGGCCGTCGGCCCGATCCCCTCGACCGAGAAGGCGCTGGCCAAGGCCGGGCTGACGATCGACGACATCGACGCCTACGAGCTCAACGAGGCCTTCGCCATCCAGGTGCTCGCCTTCCTCGACCACTTCGGCATCGACCAGGACGACCCGCGGGTCAACCCGTACGGCGGCGCGATCGCCTTCGGCCACCCGCTGGCCTCCTCGGGCGTGCGCCTGATGATCCAGCTGGCCCGCCAGTTCGAGGAGGACCCGTCGATCCGCTACGGCCTCACGAGCATGTGCATCGGGCTCGGCATGGGCGGCACGGTGATCTGGGAGAACCCGCACTGGAACGGCGAGAAGAAGAAGGTTGGTGCCTGA
- a CDS encoding acyl-CoA thioesterase, translating into MTEMTDPVQALVDVLTLERLDDNLFRGGGTDNGRGRSFGGHVAAQSIMAAQSTVGEEFFVHSMHSYFLLPGDPTHPIIYDVDRIRDGRSFETRRVAARQHGRDIYYQTVNFHRHEEGYEHQDRMPEVIPPEKGLDLIELLRARTDHEGQALAEEWAVVSASAIGNSLRGLKPDERYPARQRVWLKINGELPDDPKIQVGAFTWMSDISLLGSTLAAHTLDHSGIQMASLDHSIWFHRPFRADEWWLYDQNSPSAQGGRGLGIGRVFTADGVLGATVAQEGIIRPPRG; encoded by the coding sequence ATGACGGAGATGACTGACCCGGTCCAGGCGCTCGTCGACGTACTCACCCTCGAGCGGCTCGACGACAACCTCTTCCGGGGCGGCGGCACCGACAACGGCCGTGGCCGCTCCTTCGGCGGGCACGTCGCCGCGCAGTCGATCATGGCCGCGCAGTCGACAGTGGGCGAGGAGTTCTTCGTCCACTCGATGCACTCCTACTTCCTGCTGCCGGGTGACCCGACGCACCCGATCATCTACGACGTCGACCGGATCCGGGACGGCCGCTCCTTCGAGACGCGGCGGGTCGCGGCGCGCCAGCACGGGCGCGACATCTACTACCAGACGGTGAACTTCCACCGGCACGAAGAGGGCTACGAGCACCAGGACCGGATGCCCGAGGTCATCCCGCCGGAGAAGGGCCTCGACCTGATCGAGCTGCTCCGCGCCCGTACGGACCACGAGGGCCAGGCGCTCGCCGAGGAATGGGCCGTCGTCTCGGCCAGCGCGATCGGCAACTCCCTGCGCGGCCTGAAGCCGGACGAGCGCTATCCCGCGCGTCAGCGGGTCTGGCTGAAGATCAACGGCGAGCTCCCCGACGACCCGAAGATCCAGGTCGGCGCGTTCACATGGATGAGCGACATCTCGCTGCTCGGCTCCACGCTGGCGGCACACACGCTCGACCACTCCGGCATCCAGATGGCCTCCCTCGACCACTCGATCTGGTTCCACCGGCCGTTCCGGGCCGACGAGTGGTGGCTCTACGACCAGAACTCCCCGTCCGCGCAGGGCGGACGGGGGCTCGGCATCGGTCGGGTCTTCACCGCGGACGGTGTGCTCGGTGCCACCGTCGCGCAGGAGGGCATCATCCGCCCGCCTCGCGGCTAG